Sequence from the Mytilus galloprovincialis chromosome 13, xbMytGall1.hap1.1, whole genome shotgun sequence genome:
CTACTAGCTCGTCTTCCATTGGCTGATTATAATGATGACTGAAGGCAAATTATTATTCGTATAGCTTGTCTTCCATTGGCTACTTAAAATGATGACTGAAGGCAACCTATTATTCTACTAGCTCGTCTTCCATTGGCTACGTATAATGATGACTGAAGGCAACCTATTATTCTACTAGCTCGTCTCTTCCATTGGCTGCTTATATTGATGACTGAAGGCAACAAAATCTATTATTCTACTAGCTCGTCTTCCATTTGCTGCTTATAATGATGACTGAAGGCAACCTATTATTCTATTAGCTCGTCTTCCATTGGCTACTTATAATGATGACTGACGGGAACCTATTATTCTACTTGCTCGTATTCCATTGGCTACTTATAATGATGACTGAAGGCAACCTATTATTCTACTAGCTCGTATTCCATTGGCTTCTTATAATGAAGACTGAAGGGAACCTATTATTCTGATGTTGATTCCATCAAAGGACGATGTATGATAAGAGTCATTTTTGGCCCCCTCTCAGAACCTGTTCATATTTATACCATCAATAGCCCTTGGGCAGGTACTGAAAAAAATACTAACTTTTAGTTGTTCCTGTGACTGATTGGTTGCCTAGCAACCAATTTCTGAATTAAAACTTGCATTGTCTGTTTTTCgtcaaaaaatctcttttttaatgatttttgatGGTTTATTAAGTTAAACTATATTATATTGATAatctgtttaaagtttttttattctttcaacaaagaaaataaatgtattatgCATAGCAACTACAGAACACAGATAATTTTGCTTAGCAACCACACTATTACGGGCATGTAATGTCTGTATTTGCACAAACAAGTTACATTAGGTGTATGACAACAGCATAGTACTAATACAAACAAGCTAGTTTGTTCCATGCATCACTTTCAGACTTGAAATTTGCTTAGAAACTACCTAgcaacaaggattttgcatagcAACCGAACTATTTTTGGCATTTCACGTATGTAGTTGCACATACCACAAAACCACAAATAAATAGTTAATACCTACTGGCTAGATTTTCAAATGCATTTGTATTAACAAAGGTATTTCCAAAAAAATCTACCTAGCAACGTGTATTTTCCATAGCAACCATACTATTTCAGGCATTTAACGTATGTTGTTGTATACATAACATTCATTTGGTGCTTGACAACATATTATTCATATAGACAAGCTAGTTTGTTCCTTTCATAAGTTTCAGACTGGTATTTTGCTCAAAAACTACCTAGCAACATGTATTTTACATAGCAACCATACTATTTCAATAAATAAGATATGTATTTGCACATACACTTTTCATGGCATGACAACAACAAAATGTTTCTTCTTTCAAGCTTCGGTTTCCTATGcatcagttttaaatattatttaagttCTTTGACCTAAAACTACCTTGCAATGTCAATTTTGCATGGTAaccatttttttttgaaaaaatgttacatttgtgtataaaaattatatgattgattttgacaaatcaatgtttttttcatatatatatatatataagctgcAGTATTTTTCTTAATGTAGCTGCATAACAATATGTGTATCTTATGATTTCTTCAGTATATACTCTTTTTTAACAATCACAACAGGTTAAACATTAAGTGCATTGGTTGCAAATGGAGCTTAATTGTATGCATAGTTCCAGAATTGCATTTCTTCTGTGTGTTATGGGTTTCTTTTCAGATGAGTTGGGTAACATGGCTGTCTTTTTTACATTTCtgcattatttttgtttgaaaattgaCAGGTGTTCATTGTTTCTACTTTGTTAATCAAACTCACAATATGAAACTTCAAACCTTCAGTCAACTGTTTTTGCTGAATGtcacagtgatattgttggcttttttcaaaactacctctacccttttttattgggaagaTATGcgttattttcatcaaattgggaaatttagaataaaccatgaatttgactgaaacttcaatttacagaccccCATTCAAGGGTCAAAccctgctttgaaataagacccctttttgtcagtgatgatacataaatagaccctcaaatttgcacatatagtcattttaggcatgaaaaatgtataaatgagtgttttttcagtttgaaataatgcacaattactactgagactgcactgttggggggaaaagttgtctttttgggaataattttaagccatttttttttcaaattgggaatCTTCTctaggggaaaaagcctttattctccactaatttaaggcaaacaatatcactgtgtcaataagattttttttctgttcattcTTCAAGGGATCATTTTTGTTTATACACAAATTCTTTAGAATAAATAAAAGGTCACATTTTCTGTGTATCCAGTTGACAACACGTACtctgttgatttaaaaatgtagTATTTTACCTCTCTTCCATTACACATTTTTTTAGAAGAAGATTTTTTTGTGTCATCCTATGAAATCTGTTTACCATGCAGTTATAATTTGGTACTAAAGAAAACaaccaaatctttaaaaaaacaaatatcctTTTATTCATACATACTATTATTgaaatgcaataaaataaaatattataagtaCCAGGGAAATgagtttgtctgtctgtcttccTGTCTATACATCTCACTAGTAAGTTAAAGGGATTTGAACTACATGCACAAACACACACATGACACATCTCTTTTtgctttctttttttgtaaatatctcTATTTCCAATATTACCATTGAAAAAGATGTATTTAATCAAATAAGTGCAGATAAACAtgctcacacacacacacacacacattttcTCTCTTTTTATCTTTTGCTCTCACTCTCTCTGTTTCCTTCTCTCTTTCAAATAGAATTTCATCAATGTAAAATATGTATTTCAAGtcgattttttttgtatatatagtatttcattgcagaatgaaaaaataaacaagatcAACTGAATCATACTCAAGCATTAAAAAATACTACCTCTCCTAAGTAAATGAACATCATTaacatacacacatacacacttacacacaaatataaacaaacaaaattattaaatgcaatatatgataattttaacaaaattacttAATGGTAAACAAGCAAAATCAAACTTAATCTTATGTGACAAAGACTTTGTTTTGAATGGAATGTCATAAATCCAGCCAatgattttttttgaatttttgtagcGACTAGAGATATTGTCTAAATATGTGCAAATCCAAAGAAAAATATTATAACTATTTGTCTCAGGACGATTTATGGAAAAATATACAAGGCAATGAATAGATGCAGTtattagatgaaaaaaaaatgtctattctGAATGAGTTCAAAATTTTGAACCATATTAAAGCTCTTATAAATCCTACatttgacatatttaaaaaaagtattttggtttttcaagaaaatatactaaataaaaaacATTAGCTGCCTGTATCTACTATTCAAATCGCCTGTTACAAATTGATTTTATAAGAAATAGCATTTACTATTTAATTATTCAGGTTAAATTGTTCACCATTTGTAATATTAACTAGATTGTTATATATAAGGATTTCACAATTTAAAGGCAATTAATTGATTTTATGATGTCctaaatcataaatatatataaacagataATTATCAGACAATATGAACTTCAagcaattaaatatataaaaacaaataaaattcatCTATTTACTAATTAATGTTAATGAGGTTATACTGATAAGGAAACTATTGTCTACTCTTCAATACCAGCAGCTGATGTTGAGTGATTATCTGACAGTGTACCAGTATGTGCATATGAAATGGAGGTATTTCCTGATAAACGTGATGGCTTGAGACTTTTCATGTGCCGCTCTAGTCCCAAATACCACAGCACACTTGCCACATGTGCACAGCATCCCACCATCCGAGCCCCAACTTTGCATGTGCAGTACCATCCATTTACAGGCTTCTGTGTGACCTCACTTGATCGATCATTATAGTCAATCCATAATGTATGGATTGTGGATTTGGAATGTCTTGATTGTATTTTTACTTGCAGAAGAGTTTCAGAATCTTTGCAAAGTAAAAGTTCATAATTTCCGGATTCAGAGAGATGTTCCCTTGTGTATCCTGGTGCCTGTTTTAGCTGGTAGATACCTAATGTGATATCCCTTAACATTTCCTCTGTCAGCTTTGGGAAATTTTCAAGTACTGTGCCAGAAGCATTAATTGGTAGGTATACTGTTCTCCGTCTTATCAGGTTGTTCTCTTCTACATAAGTTTGCAGACTGTTCTCTAAGACTGAGCGGTCAAGCATCTTCTTTGCTACCTCTTCATTTTCAGGGTTGGAGACAAGGGGTCGTTTGTATTTATTTAGTATACCACCAGTAATTTTTACTAAATCACCAATACTGGATATCATTGTATTTGGAACCaccttttcaaaaaaatgaaattgttttaatCTGGCATTCGTGCTTTCAACAACCCAGCGACATTTGGTTACCAAGCGCGTTAGATTAGCTTCATTCGTGGTCAACTGTTTTTTTCCTTTTACCATACAAACAGGCATCTTAACCATATACCCCTGATCCTCTAAGTATTGAACTGCATCCCTGAAACCCCTATCTACAATGCAGATATCATCATCTTTTAACCATGCTGTTATGTTCTCTAAGTTGTTTGTTATTGCATGTTTAGTTATGGACGCATCGTTATTGTGACCATCTGCAAAGTAAGGCCCCAAGATTGACAGAATATAGCCATCTGTCCCTACAATAATCATGGGTTTGACCAATGGGCGGTGTTTGTGCATACTGTAAGACATTCTTTGAAAATGGTAATCGCTACTTTTTTGAATGAAAATGTATGTGCCGTCCAGGACGATCACAGCTTGTCTTGGATCTGTCGTGAATAGTTGCTTAGCTACTGGTGTTGTATGCTTTTTTACAAAATCTTCGTGACTTATATGTTGAAAGCCTAGTGTATGTGGAACAAAGGTTTCCATTAATGTTCTTCTTGCTGCATGTATAATTCTCTGTACCTGAGATGTTTTCAACCCAAAAACTGTTCCCAGAATTTTGTTTGACAACCCGACACGGAGTTTGGTAAGAAATACTCCCAGACAAGTCCTTACTGACCT
This genomic interval carries:
- the LOC143055960 gene encoding uncharacterized protein LOC143055960, which produces MTKSINCCLCKKRCQLNNRRRCFSGVLKTFLTEKLQRCVKDTDRLCASCTAKLYKQVKNCNKTIRSRSIETNNSLENNVEHILGACAANVFTSPKSIRLEIKSAPKTHRYCIVCKKEGNTRHRLVTITSEARTQSFIEKGIFINQKSRCCKIHMESRFFKIQALDVLQSSKQHEYFSRTDITGLLNDLRTIMKMTSSRLNFDIPALMTEENYNDLTGLSKEQFCDLLGYMSTVRSSGVRSVRTCLGVFLTKLRVGLSNKILGTVFGLKTSQVQRIIHAARRTLMETFVPHTLGFQHISHEDFVKKHTTPVAKQLFTTDPRQAVIVLDGTYIFIQKSSDYHFQRMSYSMHKHRPLVKPMIIVGTDGYILSILGPYFADGHNNDASITKHAITNNLENITAWLKDDDICIVDRGFRDAVQYLEDQGYMVKMPVCMVKGKKQLTTNEANLTRLVTKCRWVVESTNARLKQFHFFEKVVPNTMISSIGDLVKITGGILNKYKRPLVSNPENEEVAKKMLDRSVLENSLQTYVEENNLIRRRTVYLPINASGTVLENFPKLTEEMLRDITLGIYQLKQAPGYTREHLSESGNYELLLCKDSETLLQVKIQSRHSKSTIHTLWIDYNDRSSEVTQKPVNGWYCTCKVGARMVGCCAHVASVLWYLGLERHMKSLKPSRLSGNTSISYAHTGTLSDNHSTSAAGIEE